Proteins from one Danaus plexippus chromosome 2, MEX_DaPlex, whole genome shotgun sequence genomic window:
- the LOC116779817 gene encoding uncharacterized protein LOC116779817 isoform X1 has translation MDVRITTFTNPFSFFCILDQCDESDKFITEIADDINMMSSRNNITTFNHGQYVAVMWNNKWARGVVSLESRLLIWLIDYGVFLRPSNNTIFLDLPSQFRKLPSKIFEASIHGVVPLDKVLTEECRIKNQLATSWTPGTIELAKQLIIKAAKIHFQPIALLSTQHNDVVIGNLYLDIPDKGIVNLVDELNTWPIFLEKNIKHYVANLSNFYITRKIHHACKLKPNITFKLPLVTLQLSLENYLDIIENKKADSTLNNMSVLDDTSTLIDFTKPEKYKSKHKISPEDIQKYANRYIFINGSEHNVLTILINKARDLNMCERYKDYDLKSIGRGISNRASTFDKL, from the exons atggATGTTCGTATTACAACTTTTACAAATCCATTTTCattcttttgtattttggACCAGTGTGATGAAAGCGACAAGTTCATAACAGAAATTGCGGATGATATCAATATGATGTCAAGTAGAAATAACATAACAACTTTTAATCATGGTCAA TATGTTGCAGTTATGTGGAATAACAAGTGGGCTCGGGGAGTCGTTTCACTGGAGTCGCGGCTGCTCATTTGGTTAATAGACTATGGTGTGTTTTTGCGTCCCAgcaataatacaatttttctaGATTTACCGTCACAGTTTCGAAAATtaccttcaaaaatatttgaggCCAGCATTCATGGTGTGGTACCACtagataaa gtGTTGACTGAGGAATGCAGAATAAAAAATCAGTTGGCAACATCTTGGACTCCAGGCACTATTGAACTAGCAAAACAATTGATTATAAAGGCTgccaaaatacattttcagcCTATTGCTCTTTTGTCCACACAACACAATGATGTG GTGATTGGAAATCTATATTTGGATATACCTGATAAGGGCATTGTCAATTTAGTTGATGAGCTGAATACATGGCctatatttttggaaaaaaatataaaacattatgttGCTA ATCTTTCTAACTTCTATATTACTCGTAAAATCCATCATGCTTGTAAGTTGAAgccaaatataacatttaagttaCCACTTGTAACATTGCAGTTGAGCCTTGAAAACTATCTTgatattatagaaaacaaaaaggCAGATAGTACTTTGAACAATATGTCTGTTTTGGATGACACGAGTACTTTGATAGATTTCACAAAaccagaaaaatataaaagtaaacataaaatatcacCTGAAGATATACAGAAGTATgctaatagatatatatttataaatggcaGTGAGCATAACGTtttgacaatattaataaataaggcCAGAGATTTAAACATGTGTGAACGGTACAAGGATTATGATCTCAAGTCTATTGGAAGAGGAATATCAAATAGAGCATCAACATTCGATAAGCTGTAG
- the LOC116779817 gene encoding uncharacterized protein LOC116779817 isoform X2 — protein sequence MWNNKWARGVVSLESRLLIWLIDYGVFLRPSNNTIFLDLPSQFRKLPSKIFEASIHGVVPLDKVLTEECRIKNQLATSWTPGTIELAKQLIIKAAKIHFQPIALLSTQHNDVVIGNLYLDIPDKGIVNLVDELNTWPIFLEKNIKHYVANLSNFYITRKIHHACKLKPNITFKLPLVTLQLSLENYLDIIENKKADSTLNNMSVLDDTSTLIDFTKPEKYKSKHKISPEDIQKYANRYIFINGSEHNVLTILINKARDLNMCERYKDYDLKSIGRGISNRASTFDKL from the exons ATGTGGAATAACAAGTGGGCTCGGGGAGTCGTTTCACTGGAGTCGCGGCTGCTCATTTGGTTAATAGACTATGGTGTGTTTTTGCGTCCCAgcaataatacaatttttctaGATTTACCGTCACAGTTTCGAAAATtaccttcaaaaatatttgaggCCAGCATTCATGGTGTGGTACCACtagataaa gtGTTGACTGAGGAATGCAGAATAAAAAATCAGTTGGCAACATCTTGGACTCCAGGCACTATTGAACTAGCAAAACAATTGATTATAAAGGCTgccaaaatacattttcagcCTATTGCTCTTTTGTCCACACAACACAATGATGTG GTGATTGGAAATCTATATTTGGATATACCTGATAAGGGCATTGTCAATTTAGTTGATGAGCTGAATACATGGCctatatttttggaaaaaaatataaaacattatgttGCTA ATCTTTCTAACTTCTATATTACTCGTAAAATCCATCATGCTTGTAAGTTGAAgccaaatataacatttaagttaCCACTTGTAACATTGCAGTTGAGCCTTGAAAACTATCTTgatattatagaaaacaaaaaggCAGATAGTACTTTGAACAATATGTCTGTTTTGGATGACACGAGTACTTTGATAGATTTCACAAAaccagaaaaatataaaagtaaacataaaatatcacCTGAAGATATACAGAAGTATgctaatagatatatatttataaatggcaGTGAGCATAACGTtttgacaatattaataaataaggcCAGAGATTTAAACATGTGTGAACGGTACAAGGATTATGATCTCAAGTCTATTGGAAGAGGAATATCAAATAGAGCATCAACATTCGATAAGCTGTAG